One Paenibacillus sp. FSL W8-0186 genomic window carries:
- the rpsR gene encoding 30S ribosomal protein S18 yields MSFKQREGGDDKRPARRGGRNKRRKVCFFTVNKITHIDYKDTELLKKFISERGKILPRRVTGTSAKYQRLLTIAIKRSRQIALLPYTTE; encoded by the coding sequence ATGAGCTTCAAGCAAAGAGAAGGCGGAGACGACAAAAGACCGGCACGCCGCGGCGGCCGCAACAAACGTCGTAAAGTATGTTTCTTCACTGTGAACAAAATTACTCACATTGACTATAAAGATACTGAACTGCTTAAGAAATTCATCAGCGAGCGGGGCAAAATTTTGCCACGTCGCGTGACAGGAACAAGCGCGAAGTATCAACGTCTCTTGACGATTGCGATCAAACGCTCCCGTCAAATCGCATTGCTTCCGTACACTACGGAGTAA
- the ssb gene encoding single-stranded DNA-binding protein, which produces MLNRVILIGRLTRDPELRYTPSGVAVTQFTIAVDRPFTSQGGEREADFIPVVTWRQLAETCANYLRKGRLTAVEGRIQVRNYENNEGKRVYVTEVIADNVRFLESNREGGSGGGQREENPFGGSSAGGNSNRSSSNFSRSQDPFSDDGKPIDISDDDLPF; this is translated from the coding sequence TTGTTGAACCGTGTCATTCTGATCGGACGTCTAACTAGAGATCCCGAGCTGCGTTATACGCCGTCTGGCGTAGCGGTTACTCAATTTACGATAGCCGTGGACAGACCGTTTACATCGCAGGGAGGAGAACGCGAAGCGGATTTTATTCCGGTCGTAACTTGGAGACAACTGGCTGAGACGTGCGCGAATTACTTGCGTAAGGGCCGCCTCACAGCTGTTGAAGGACGCATTCAGGTACGGAATTACGAGAATAACGAAGGCAAACGTGTATACGTAACCGAAGTCATTGCTGATAATGTCCGTTTCTTGGAGTCTAATCGTGAAGGTGGCAGTGGTGGCGGACAGCGCGAGGAGAACCCATTCGGTGGAAGCAGCGCGGGCGGCAATAGCAACCGCAGCAGCAGTAACTTCTCACGCAGCCAAGATCCATTCTCTGACGATGGGAAACCGATCGATATATCGGATGACGATTTGCCATTTTAA
- the rpsF gene encoding 30S ribosomal protein S6 has protein sequence MRKYEVMYIIRPELEQEAVQAVVDKFQGIIQNGGEITKHDLMGKRRLAYEINKIRDGIYVLVNFTATPDVVAELERILKISDEVIRYLITKDVA, from the coding sequence ATGCGCAAATATGAAGTGATGTACATCATTCGTCCTGAACTTGAACAAGAAGCTGTTCAAGCCGTAGTTGACAAATTCCAAGGCATCATCCAAAACGGCGGTGAAATTACAAAGCACGACCTAATGGGCAAACGCCGGCTTGCGTATGAGATCAACAAAATCCGTGACGGTATTTACGTCCTGGTGAACTTCACAGCGACTCCTGATGTCGTTGCTGAGCTCGAGCGGATTCTGAAGATTTCCGACGAGGTTATCCGTTATCTCATTACGAAAGACGTAGCCTAA
- a CDS encoding YjzC family protein yields the protein MGEQTEFEPGDKAPNPGIYTEVGEARSFHTQINNPKRVKLERGDTFPETTNKNRKWKKAEKARVH from the coding sequence ATGGGTGAACAAACCGAATTCGAGCCTGGGGACAAAGCGCCAAATCCCGGCATCTACACGGAGGTAGGCGAGGCGCGCAGCTTCCATACGCAAATCAACAACCCCAAGCGAGTCAAATTGGAACGCGGCGACACATTCCCCGAGACGACAAATAAGAACCGCAAGTGGAAAAAAGCCGAAAAAGCCCGCGTTCACTAA